The proteins below are encoded in one region of Streptomyces ficellus:
- a CDS encoding ACP S-malonyltransferase — protein MLVLVAPGQGAQTPGFLTPWLDLPGAADRVAAWSEAIGLDLVHYGTEADADAIRDTAVAQPLLVAAGLLSAAALGDVAPGAVAGHSVGEITAAAFAGVLDDTAALGFVRTRGLAMAEAAAVTKTGMSALLGGEPDITVPHLEKLGLTPANVNGAGQIVAAGTMEQLAALEADKPEGVRRVVALKVAGAFHTHHMAPAVDTLQKAADGLTVADPAVTYVSNKDGRTVATGADVVARLVGQVANPVRWDLCMETFQQLGVTALVEVCPGGTLTGIAKRALPGVKTVALKTPDDLDAARALIAEHTAPAV, from the coding sequence GTGCTCGTACTCGTCGCTCCCGGCCAAGGCGCTCAGACGCCCGGCTTCCTGACTCCCTGGCTCGACCTCCCCGGCGCCGCCGACCGCGTCGCCGCGTGGTCCGAGGCCATCGGGCTCGACCTCGTCCACTACGGCACCGAGGCCGACGCGGACGCGATCCGCGACACGGCGGTGGCCCAGCCCCTGCTGGTCGCGGCCGGACTGCTGTCCGCCGCCGCGCTCGGCGACGTGGCCCCCGGCGCCGTCGCCGGCCACAGTGTCGGCGAGATCACGGCCGCCGCGTTCGCCGGCGTCCTCGACGACACGGCCGCGCTCGGCTTCGTCCGCACCCGCGGTCTGGCGATGGCCGAGGCCGCCGCCGTCACGAAGACCGGCATGTCGGCGCTGCTGGGCGGCGAGCCCGACATCACCGTCCCGCACCTGGAGAAGCTGGGCCTGACCCCGGCGAACGTGAACGGCGCCGGGCAGATCGTCGCCGCCGGCACCATGGAGCAGCTCGCCGCCCTGGAGGCGGACAAGCCCGAGGGCGTCCGCCGCGTGGTGGCGCTCAAGGTCGCGGGCGCGTTCCACACGCACCACATGGCGCCCGCCGTCGACACGCTCCAGAAGGCCGCCGACGGCCTCACGGTCGCCGACCCCGCCGTGACGTACGTCTCGAACAAGGACGGCCGGACCGTCGCCACGGGTGCCGACGTCGTCGCCCGCCTGGTCGGCCAGGTCGCCAACCCGGTCCGCTGGGACCTGTGCATGGAAACGTTCCAGCAGCTCGGCGTGACCGCCCTGGTCGAGGTGTGCCCCGGCGGCACGCTCACCGGTATCGCCAAGCGCGCCCTGCCGGGCGTGAAGACGGTCGCGCTCAAGACGCCGGACGACCTCGACGCGGCCCGTGCGCTCATCGCCGAGCACACGGCGCCCGCCGTCTGA
- a CDS encoding PucR family transcriptional regulator, whose amino-acid sequence MPEPAANDAHRHAATLKRLEQSSGRLAASAIARMDETLPWYRAMPPENRSWIGLVAQAGIAAFTEWFRHPETPQAISTDVFGTAPRELTRAITLRQTVEMVRTTIEVMESAIEEVAAPGDESVLREALLVYAREIAFATAQVYAQAAEARGAWDARLESLVVNAVLSGEADEGAVSRAAALGWNSPEHVCVILGTAPDGDSELTVEAIRRAARHAKLQVLTGVLGNRLVVIAGGSDNPLHVAKALIGPYAAGPVVAGPIVPDLLAATRSAQAAAAGLKACSAWQDAPRPVLADDLLPERAIAGDPSAREQLVEEIYRPLEEAGSALLETLSVYLEQASSLEGAARMLFVHPNTVRYRLRRVTDVTGWSPSDVRSAFTLRIALILGRLVDGDPQS is encoded by the coding sequence GTGCCTGAACCCGCAGCGAACGACGCCCACCGCCATGCCGCCACCCTGAAGCGCCTGGAGCAGTCCTCCGGACGGCTCGCGGCGAGCGCCATTGCCCGCATGGACGAGACGCTGCCCTGGTACCGGGCCATGCCTCCGGAGAACCGGTCGTGGATCGGCCTGGTCGCCCAGGCCGGCATCGCCGCGTTCACCGAGTGGTTCCGGCACCCCGAGACCCCGCAGGCGATCTCGACGGACGTGTTCGGCACCGCCCCGCGCGAGCTGACCCGGGCGATCACCCTGCGCCAGACCGTGGAGATGGTCCGCACCACGATCGAGGTCATGGAGTCGGCAATCGAGGAGGTCGCCGCCCCGGGCGACGAGTCGGTGCTGCGCGAGGCGCTGCTGGTGTACGCCCGGGAGATCGCCTTCGCCACGGCCCAGGTGTACGCCCAGGCCGCCGAGGCGCGCGGCGCCTGGGACGCGCGGCTGGAGTCCCTCGTCGTCAACGCGGTGCTGTCCGGCGAGGCCGACGAGGGCGCCGTCTCGCGGGCGGCGGCCCTCGGCTGGAACTCCCCGGAGCACGTCTGCGTGATCCTGGGCACCGCCCCGGACGGCGACAGCGAGCTGACCGTGGAGGCGATCCGGCGGGCGGCCCGGCACGCCAAGCTCCAGGTCCTGACCGGGGTGCTCGGCAACCGGCTGGTCGTCATCGCGGGCGGCAGCGACAACCCGCTCCACGTCGCCAAGGCGCTGATCGGCCCGTACGCCGCCGGGCCGGTGGTCGCCGGGCCGATCGTGCCGGACCTGCTGGCGGCCACCCGGTCCGCGCAGGCCGCGGCGGCGGGCCTGAAGGCGTGCTCGGCCTGGCAGGACGCGCCACGGCCGGTGCTGGCGGACGACCTGCTGCCGGAGCGCGCGATCGCCGGCGACCCGTCGGCGCGCGAGCAGCTGGTGGAGGAGATCTACAGACCGCTGGAAGAGGCGGGCTCGGCGCTCCTGGAAACCTTGAGCGTATATCTGGAACAGGCGAGCAGTCTGGAGGGCGCGGCGCGGATGCTTTTTGTGCATCCCAACACCGTGCGCTACCGGCTGCGACGTGTGACCGATGTCACCGGGTGGTCACCGTCCGATGTCCGCTCCGCGTTCACGCTGCGCATCGCGCTGATCCTGGGGCGTCTGGTCGACGGAGATCCGCAGTCCTAG
- a CDS encoding pirin family protein, producing the protein MWSVRRAGERYAGGAATDGIETLHAFSFGRHYDPDNLRFGAVLACNEERLAPGSGFDEHPHSHTEIVTWVVEGELTHRDSAGHTSRIGPGDVQHLSAAAGVRHEERNDGEAPLVFVQMWLAPGQPGGAPAYEVVRGIADATPYAVPAAGAMLHVRRPEAPGERIAVPDAAFVYVHVVRGGLRLADDEVGPGDAVRITGAQGLELVSLGPAEVLLWEMSG; encoded by the coding sequence GTGTGGTCCGTGCGGCGGGCGGGCGAGCGCTACGCCGGTGGCGCCGCGACCGACGGCATAGAGACCCTGCACGCCTTCTCCTTCGGGCGCCACTACGACCCCGACAACCTCCGGTTCGGCGCGGTCCTGGCGTGCAACGAGGAGCGGCTCGCCCCCGGCTCCGGGTTCGACGAGCACCCGCACAGCCACACCGAGATCGTCACCTGGGTCGTCGAGGGCGAGCTGACCCACCGCGACTCGGCCGGGCACACCTCGCGCATCGGCCCCGGCGACGTACAGCACCTGAGCGCGGCGGCCGGGGTGCGGCACGAGGAGCGCAACGACGGCGAAGCCCCGCTGGTCTTCGTGCAGATGTGGCTGGCCCCCGGGCAGCCCGGCGGCGCCCCGGCGTACGAGGTGGTGCGGGGCATCGCCGACGCGACCCCGTACGCCGTGCCGGCCGCGGGCGCGATGCTTCACGTACGCCGGCCGGAGGCGCCCGGGGAGCGGATCGCCGTCCCGGACGCGGCCTTCGTGTACGTCCACGTCGTCCGCGGCGGGCTGCGGCTCGCCGACGACGAAGTGGGCCCCGGCGACGCGGTGCGGATCACCGGTGCCCAGGGGCTGGAGCTGGTGTCGCTCGGGCCGGCCGAGGTGCTGCTGTGGGAGATGAGCGGCTGA
- the murJ gene encoding murein biosynthesis integral membrane protein MurJ, protein MTTTSAAPEAAPAPAAAAVSVARSGAVMAAGSLLSRATGFVRSAVVAAALGTGLVADGYTVGNSVPNIVYMLLLGGALNAVFVPELVKAAKEHADGGKAYTDRLLTACLAGLLLLTAGAVLAAPAIIDAYTDYTGAQATMTVAFARYCLPQIFFLGVFTLLGQVLNARGRFGAMMWTPILNNVVVIAVFALYLVAGDGGSLTARETALLGWGTTAGIAVQALALLPSLRGARFRFRPRFDWRGSGLTSPLRAAGWLVLLVLTNQGAYWVTTRLATAAGLRAHGQGVDGGAGFTAYTNAYLLWMVPHGIVTVSLVTALMPRMSAAAADGDTARVRRDVSHGLRASAAAVVPAACALLALAGPLMAAAYQYGRTDAGDIARMAAVLMAFAPGLVAFSGQYVLTRGFYALRDTRTPFLLNLLVAAVNAGLSVAAYQLLPARWAVTGMAAAYSVALWAGWAVTAYVLRRRLAAPGGHGGDGTPAALARLLVAAVPAAGLGHLTARWADGGGPFLAAGAGAVVIAAVFALLARPLRLTEVRALLRRAVRRRGAHRQGGGRDDLSGRSS, encoded by the coding sequence GTGACCACCACGTCCGCGGCCCCCGAGGCCGCGCCCGCACCGGCCGCCGCCGCCGTGTCCGTCGCGCGCAGCGGCGCCGTCATGGCCGCCGGCTCCCTGCTCTCCCGCGCCACCGGGTTCGTCCGCTCCGCCGTCGTCGCCGCCGCGCTCGGCACCGGCCTCGTCGCCGACGGCTACACGGTCGGCAACTCCGTGCCCAACATCGTCTACATGCTGCTCCTCGGCGGCGCCCTCAACGCCGTCTTCGTGCCCGAACTGGTCAAGGCCGCCAAGGAGCACGCCGACGGCGGCAAGGCCTACACCGACCGCCTCCTGACGGCCTGTCTGGCCGGACTGCTCCTGCTCACCGCCGGTGCGGTGCTGGCGGCGCCCGCCATCATCGACGCGTACACCGACTACACCGGTGCCCAGGCCACCATGACAGTGGCCTTCGCCCGCTACTGCCTGCCGCAGATCTTCTTCCTCGGGGTGTTCACCCTGCTCGGGCAGGTCCTCAACGCGCGCGGCCGGTTCGGCGCGATGATGTGGACGCCGATCCTCAACAACGTCGTCGTCATCGCCGTGTTCGCGCTGTACCTCGTCGCCGGCGACGGCGGCTCGCTCACCGCCCGGGAGACCGCGCTGCTCGGCTGGGGCACCACCGCCGGGATCGCCGTCCAGGCGCTCGCCCTGCTGCCCTCCCTGCGCGGCGCCCGCTTCCGCTTCCGGCCCCGCTTCGACTGGCGCGGCAGCGGGCTCACCTCACCGCTGCGCGCGGCCGGCTGGCTGGTGCTGCTCGTGCTGACCAACCAGGGCGCCTACTGGGTCACCACCCGGCTCGCCACGGCGGCGGGCCTGCGGGCGCACGGCCAGGGCGTCGACGGGGGCGCCGGATTCACCGCGTACACCAACGCCTACCTGCTGTGGATGGTCCCGCACGGCATCGTCACCGTCTCGCTGGTCACCGCGCTGATGCCGCGGATGAGCGCCGCCGCGGCCGACGGCGACACCGCCCGGGTGCGCCGGGACGTCTCCCACGGGCTGCGCGCCAGCGCCGCGGCCGTCGTGCCCGCCGCCTGCGCGCTCCTCGCGCTCGCCGGGCCGCTGATGGCCGCCGCCTACCAGTACGGCAGGACCGACGCCGGCGACATCGCGCGCATGGCGGCGGTCCTGATGGCGTTCGCGCCCGGACTGGTCGCCTTCTCCGGGCAGTACGTGCTGACGCGCGGGTTCTACGCGCTGCGCGACACACGGACGCCGTTCCTGCTGAACCTGCTGGTCGCCGCGGTCAACGCGGGCCTGTCGGTGGCGGCGTACCAGCTGCTGCCCGCGCGGTGGGCGGTGACCGGCATGGCGGCGGCCTACTCGGTGGCGCTGTGGGCCGGCTGGGCCGTCACCGCGTACGTCCTGCGGCGACGGCTGGCCGCGCCGGGCGGGCACGGCGGCGACGGCACCCCCGCCGCCCTGGCCCGGCTGCTGGTGGCGGCCGTCCCGGCGGCGGGGCTCGGCCACCTGACGGCACGGTGGGCGGACGGGGGCGGACCGTTCCTGGCGGCGGGCGCCGGCGCGGTGGTGATCGCCGCGGTGTTCGCCCTCCTCGCGCGCCCGCTGCGGCTCACGGAGGTGCGGGCGCTGCTGCGCCGGGCGGTGCGCCGACGAGGGGCGCACCGCCAGGGCGGCGGGCGGGACGATCTCAGTGGTCGGAGTAGCTGA
- a CDS encoding SCO5918 family protein — protein MRCVIARFPFELTQHDVQQAMKGITPELVAGPSVTIGRRTYPVKQVGEVITRQDRRDFTAGEVTRALTRLGFTCQSPVTAPTAAPTALQTAVALLGGDTVPARPGGAGSRINAHVEA, from the coding sequence ATGCGCTGCGTCATCGCCCGCTTCCCCTTCGAGCTGACCCAGCACGACGTCCAACAGGCGATGAAGGGCATCACGCCCGAACTCGTCGCCGGTCCGTCCGTGACGATCGGGCGCCGCACCTACCCGGTCAAGCAGGTCGGGGAAGTGATCACCAGGCAGGACCGCCGTGACTTCACCGCCGGTGAGGTGACCAGGGCGCTGACCCGGCTCGGCTTCACCTGTCAGTCCCCCGTCACCGCCCCCACCGCCGCCCCCACCGCGCTCCAGACGGCGGTGGCGCTCCTGGGCGGTGACACGGTGCCCGCACGGCCGGGCGGCGCGGGTTCTAGAATCAACGCCCATGTCGAAGCCTGA
- a CDS encoding CBS domain-containing protein, translating into MTPVQTRVRAASGTGLTARDAMHAPGPQVDDHMTVDVAMSVLISARVEHLVLQDEHGRCGGLVTRAQLAAHRGGSWYSDPTRLRDIPLDRGPFTSSAAHLNDAEAAMRTRTLEVSPVVDEHGYTLGVLALLP; encoded by the coding sequence TTGACACCGGTTCAGACACGCGTACGGGCAGCGAGCGGTACGGGCCTGACCGCCCGGGACGCCATGCACGCGCCCGGGCCCCAGGTCGACGACCACATGACGGTCGACGTGGCCATGTCCGTGCTCATCAGCGCCCGCGTCGAGCACCTGGTCCTCCAGGATGAGCACGGCCGCTGCGGCGGCCTGGTCACCCGGGCGCAGCTCGCCGCCCACCGGGGCGGTTCCTGGTACAGCGACCCCACCCGGCTGCGGGACATCCCCCTCGACCGGGGGCCGTTCACCAGTTCCGCGGCGCACCTGAACGACGCGGAGGCGGCCATGCGGACGCGGACGCTGGAGGTGTCCCCCGTGGTCGACGAGCACGGTTACACCCTGGGCGTCCTGGCCCTCCTGCCCTGA
- a CDS encoding DEAD/DEAH box helicase, whose protein sequence is MNTNRTARTNDSSGSYRSRTASAGSAGSGRGGRGRPQGAVRPGPAGRPGGGHGRRSTAPRGEFALPVSTTPSLPSVETFDALGLPEHLLAELRSAGVTVPFPIQAATLPNSLAGRDVLGRGRTGSGKTLAFGLALLARTAGKRAEPRQPLALVLVPTRELAQQVTDALTPYARSLRLRLTTVVGGMPIGRQAGALRGGSEVVVATPGRLKDLVDRGACLLDRVAITVLDEADQMTDMGFMPQVTHLLDQVRPDGQRMLFSATLDRNVDLLVRRYLTDPVVHSVDPSAGAVTTMEHHVLHVHGADKHAATTEIAARDGRVIMFLDTKHAVDRLTKDLLAVGVRASALHGGKTQPQRTRTLDRFRSGHVTVLVATNVAARGIHVDDLDLVVNVDPPGDHKDYLHRGGRTARAGESGTVVTLVLPGQRRGMERLMADAGITARVTRVRSGEAELSRITGARTPSGVPVTITAPPSERAKASGTPARGRRRRPARWGGGSAA, encoded by the coding sequence ATGAACACGAACCGCACAGCTCGCACGAACGACAGCTCCGGCTCCTACCGCTCCCGGACGGCCTCCGCGGGCTCCGCAGGCTCCGGCCGTGGCGGCCGGGGCCGCCCGCAGGGCGCGGTCCGGCCGGGCCCGGCCGGACGCCCGGGCGGCGGCCACGGACGCCGCTCCACCGCGCCCCGCGGGGAGTTCGCCCTGCCTGTCAGCACCACCCCGTCGTTGCCGTCCGTCGAGACGTTCGACGCCCTCGGCCTGCCGGAGCACCTGCTCGCCGAGCTGCGCTCCGCGGGCGTGACCGTTCCGTTCCCGATCCAGGCGGCGACGCTGCCGAACTCGCTGGCGGGCCGCGACGTCCTGGGCCGCGGCCGCACGGGCTCCGGCAAGACGCTGGCGTTCGGCCTCGCCCTGCTGGCCCGTACCGCCGGGAAGCGCGCCGAGCCCCGGCAGCCGCTGGCCCTCGTGCTCGTCCCCACCAGGGAGCTGGCCCAGCAGGTCACCGACGCGCTCACCCCCTACGCCCGGTCGCTGCGCCTGCGGCTGACCACGGTGGTCGGCGGTATGCCGATCGGCCGCCAGGCGGGCGCGCTGCGCGGCGGCAGCGAGGTCGTCGTCGCGACGCCCGGGCGGCTCAAGGACCTGGTCGACCGGGGCGCCTGCCTGCTGGACCGGGTCGCGATCACCGTCCTGGACGAGGCCGACCAGATGACCGACATGGGCTTCATGCCCCAGGTGACCCACCTGCTCGACCAGGTGCGGCCCGACGGGCAGCGCATGCTCTTCTCGGCCACCCTGGACCGGAACGTCGACCTCCTGGTGCGCCGCTACCTCACCGACCCGGTCGTGCACTCCGTGGACCCCTCGGCGGGGGCGGTCACCACGATGGAGCACCATGTGCTGCACGTGCACGGCGCCGACAAGCACGCCGCCACCACGGAGATCGCCGCCCGCGACGGGCGGGTGATCATGTTCCTGGACACCAAGCACGCGGTGGACCGGCTGACCAAGGACCTCCTGGCCGTCGGCGTCCGCGCGTCCGCCCTGCACGGCGGCAAGACCCAGCCGCAGCGCACCCGTACCCTCGACCGGTTCCGCAGCGGCCACGTCACGGTCCTGGTGGCCACCAACGTCGCCGCCCGCGGCATCCACGTCGACGACCTCGACCTCGTCGTCAACGTCGACCCGCCCGGCGACCACAAGGACTACCTGCACCGCGGTGGCCGTACGGCCCGCGCGGGCGAGTCCGGCACCGTCGTCACCCTGGTGCTGCCGGGCCAGCGGCGCGGCATGGAGCGCCTGATGGCCGACGCCGGCATCACGGCCCGGGTGACCCGCGTCCGCTCCGGCGAGGCCGAACTGAGCCGCATCACCGGCGCGCGGACGCCCTCGGGCGTCCCCGTCACCATCACCGCCCCGCCCTCCGAGCGGGCCAAGGCCTCCGGCACGCCCGCACGCGGGCGACGCCGCCGGCCCGCCCGGTGGGGCGGCGGCTCCGCCGCGTAG
- a CDS encoding cold-shock protein yields MASGTVKWFNAEKGFGFIEQDGGGADVFAHYSNIASSGFRELQEGQKVNFDVTQGQKGPQAENIVPA; encoded by the coding sequence ATGGCATCTGGCACCGTGAAGTGGTTCAACGCGGAAAAGGGCTTCGGCTTCATCGAGCAGGACGGTGGCGGCGCTGACGTGTTCGCGCACTACTCGAACATCGCCTCCTCCGGCTTCCGCGAGCTTCAGGAAGGCCAGAAGGTGAACTTCGACGTCACGCAGGGCCAGAAGGGCCCGCAGGCCGAGAACATCGTTCCCGCCTGA
- a CDS encoding MerR family transcriptional regulator → MPPEKPSVVDSLDDDDYPAYTMGRAAALLGTTPAFLRALGEARLITPLRSEGGHRRYSRYQLRLAGRARELVDQGTPVEAACRIIVLEDQLEEALRLNEEMRLGEETRHPAGSSASDERP, encoded by the coding sequence ATGCCCCCTGAGAAGCCCTCCGTCGTCGACAGTCTCGACGACGACGACTACCCCGCCTACACCATGGGACGGGCCGCCGCCCTGCTGGGCACCACCCCCGCTTTCCTCCGCGCCCTCGGCGAGGCCCGGCTCATCACCCCGCTGCGCTCGGAGGGCGGCCACCGCCGCTACTCCCGCTACCAGCTGCGCCTCGCCGGGCGGGCGCGCGAGCTGGTCGACCAGGGCACGCCGGTCGAGGCCGCCTGCCGCATCATCGTCCTCGAGGACCAGCTGGAGGAGGCCCTGCGCCTCAACGAGGAGATGCGGCTCGGTGAGGAGACGCGCCACCCGGCCGGGAGCTCCGCCTCGGACGAACGCCCCTGA
- a CDS encoding serine hydrolase domain-containing protein, producing MRSVAMIENWPVGTAAAAVVRADGTVAGAHGPTARPFPLASVTKPLAAYAVLVAYEEGAVELDEPAGPEGSTVRHLLAHTSGLAFDEHRVMAEPGTRRIYSNAGFEVLGDHVAKATDIPFAEYLRQAVLEPLGMKDTTLDGSPAKDGVSTVDDLVRFAAEVQAPRLLDPRTVLEAMSVVHPGLTGILPGYGHQRPNDWGLGFEIRDGKSPHWTGGSSSPRTFGHFGQSGTFLWVDPDAGAACVALADRAFGPWAIEAWPPFTDAVLAELSAR from the coding sequence ATGCGAAGCGTGGCGATGATCGAGAACTGGCCGGTCGGGACGGCCGCGGCGGCCGTGGTGCGAGCGGACGGCACCGTGGCGGGGGCGCACGGCCCCACGGCCCGGCCGTTCCCGCTGGCGTCGGTGACCAAGCCGCTCGCCGCGTACGCGGTGCTGGTGGCGTACGAGGAGGGGGCGGTCGAGCTCGACGAGCCGGCCGGGCCCGAGGGGTCCACCGTGCGGCACCTGCTCGCCCACACCTCGGGGCTGGCGTTCGACGAGCACCGGGTGATGGCGGAGCCGGGCACGCGGCGGATCTACTCCAACGCCGGGTTCGAGGTGCTGGGCGACCACGTCGCCAAGGCCACGGACATCCCGTTCGCCGAGTACCTGCGCCAGGCGGTACTGGAGCCGCTGGGCATGAAGGACACGACGCTGGACGGTTCGCCCGCGAAGGACGGCGTGTCGACGGTGGACGACCTGGTGCGGTTCGCCGCCGAGGTGCAGGCCCCGCGGCTGCTGGACCCGCGCACCGTGCTGGAGGCCATGTCGGTCGTCCACCCGGGGCTGACCGGCATCCTGCCGGGGTACGGGCACCAGCGGCCCAACGACTGGGGGCTCGGCTTCGAGATCCGGGACGGCAAGTCGCCGCACTGGACGGGCGGTTCCTCCTCGCCGCGGACGTTCGGGCACTTCGGCCAGTCGGGCACGTTCCTGTGGGTCGACCCGGACGCGGGTGCCGCGTGCGTCGCCCTGGCCGACCGGGCCTTCGGGCCGTGGGCGATCGAGGCGTGGCCGCCGTTCACGGACGCGGTCCTGGCGGAGCTGTCGGCGCGCTGA
- a CDS encoding MerR family transcriptional regulator — MTVIESIPVRTGRPDACGSPPPPHPRPDGQDRYTISEVSAWTGLTAHTLRWYERIGLMPHVDRSHTGQRRFTNKDLDWLAFVGKLRLTGMPVADMVRYAELVRRGEDTFEERQELLERTRRDVRSRIAELQDTLDVLDYKIDYYAGARRAPERTT, encoded by the coding sequence ATGACGGTGATCGAGAGCATTCCCGTACGGACCGGGCGCCCCGACGCCTGCGGCTCCCCGCCACCCCCGCACCCGCGCCCCGACGGCCAGGACCGCTACACGATCAGCGAGGTGTCGGCCTGGACCGGGCTCACCGCGCACACCCTGCGCTGGTACGAGCGGATCGGGCTGATGCCGCACGTCGACCGGTCCCACACCGGCCAGCGCCGCTTCACCAACAAGGACCTGGACTGGCTCGCGTTCGTCGGCAAGCTCCGGCTGACCGGGATGCCGGTGGCCGACATGGTGCGCTACGCCGAGCTGGTGCGCCGGGGCGAGGACACCTTCGAGGAGCGGCAGGAGCTGCTGGAGCGGACACGGCGGGACGTGCGGTCCCGGATCGCGGAGCTCCAGGACACGCTCGACGTACTTGACTACAAGATCGACTATTACGCGGGTGCCCGACGGGCCCCGGAGAGGACCACATGA
- a CDS encoding aldo/keto reductase — protein MSTEKIATVRLGTDGPLVGVQGFGAMGISEFYGDTDEAAARDTLEAALEAGVTLIDTADIYGRGANEEFLAPFVAKHRDEITLATKFAVERTDDPHHRGIRNDPAYIRAAVEGSLRRLGVDVIDLYYMHRRDPAVPLAESVGAMAELVERGLVKQLGLSEVTGAELREAHAVHPIAALQSEWSLFSRDVERSAVGAAAELGVTFVPYSPLGRGFLTGAFADATTDLSGGDFRQFQPRFTGDNARRNAALLEPVREVAEAHGATPAQIALAWVQQRADVHGLTVVPIPGTRKRARLLENAAATRIPLSERELAALEPIAAQVAGDRYPDMSSTSAAREA, from the coding sequence ATGAGCACCGAGAAGATCGCGACCGTACGCCTCGGCACCGACGGCCCCCTCGTCGGCGTCCAGGGCTTCGGCGCCATGGGCATCAGCGAGTTCTACGGCGACACCGACGAGGCCGCCGCCCGCGACACCCTGGAGGCCGCCCTCGAGGCGGGCGTCACCCTGATCGACACCGCCGACATCTACGGCCGGGGCGCCAACGAGGAGTTCCTCGCCCCGTTCGTCGCCAAGCACCGCGACGAGATCACCCTGGCGACGAAGTTCGCCGTCGAGCGCACCGACGACCCGCACCACCGGGGCATCCGCAACGACCCCGCGTACATCAGGGCCGCCGTCGAGGGCAGCCTGCGCCGCCTGGGCGTCGACGTCATCGACCTCTACTACATGCACCGCCGCGACCCCGCCGTGCCGCTCGCCGAGTCCGTCGGCGCGATGGCCGAACTGGTGGAGCGCGGCCTGGTCAAGCAGCTCGGCCTGAGCGAGGTGACCGGCGCCGAACTGCGCGAGGCGCACGCCGTGCACCCCATCGCGGCCCTCCAGTCGGAGTGGTCCCTGTTCTCCCGCGACGTCGAGCGCAGCGCGGTCGGCGCGGCGGCCGAGCTGGGCGTGACGTTCGTGCCGTACTCGCCGCTCGGACGCGGCTTCCTCACCGGGGCGTTCGCCGACGCCACGACGGACCTGTCGGGCGGCGACTTCCGCCAGTTCCAGCCCCGCTTCACGGGCGACAACGCCCGCCGCAACGCCGCGCTGCTGGAGCCCGTCCGCGAGGTCGCCGAGGCGCACGGCGCGACCCCCGCGCAGATCGCCCTCGCCTGGGTGCAGCAGCGGGCGGACGTCCACGGCCTGACCGTCGTCCCCATCCCCGGCACCCGCAAGCGCGCCCGGCTGCTGGAGAACGCCGCCGCCACCCGCATCCCCCTGAGCGAGCGGGAGCTGGCCGCGCTGGAGCCGATCGCCGCCCAGGTCGCGGGCGACCGCTACCCGGACATGTCGTCCACGTCGGCCGCCCGCGAGGCCTGA